ggggtttctgctcagcccgcgcggacagtcaaggcggtaacgccaggaagctgcctcgcgccttacttcgcttccacgcctagtgtaaacgaacgttccaccctagcctcacccttttgctttttgtccgggacgttccCGTGTGGCTtgtggtactcggggttcgggcacgccgctccgggacctcgcaagtcgaatccgtagggctctcctggataattccactcgagaccgtaccgaccgaccgctctcccttctggcttgttatattcgtggttcgggcacgccgctccgggacctcgcaagtcgaatccgtagggctctcctggacaattccactcgagaccttactgatcgaccgctctcccttctggcttgttatactctttccaggcgtaacgccaggactgtGTGGACAGGATTaaccgaccgccttgacctagccgtgtgatgccctctggatctcagctacctgcgtctcaattcggagattcctggtatcccaatcccgaacgtctcgacgtagcaatctcgctccttgtaggctcccacggcgctgcttctctggcgactcgacttgctgctgctcccttgtagattatctggttgtttgattgttcactttggtatctgagtgatcttgacggtttgactccttgtgatcgactgatccagctgccagcgctctgcggccttatatagggcctccaagcaccgttatttccctttcgcgcacggcccgctggatctctccactctgggtccaaagttcatgcctcctggatgacccacttgtcctttatgtaccgcttccaatagatgttccgcccagtgctgccgttccgctgattcccgtgccgcttgtggcacgcctgtgtgccgctccactgccgagatgtggcacttcctctcccggtccaaagttcacgggagagtccaaagtccagtggagttccgttatccccttctgcatacggcactcttgctctgcccgcgaagtctccattctctctcgatctccatccttggtctccaatctctctcgctctccttcattggtctccaaactctctcgctctccatccttggtctccaatctctctcgctctccttcattggtctccaaactctctcgctctccttcgttggtctccaaactctctcgatctccccgccgcgccgttactacgcgaattcgccgcgtatctggtaagcggccggccatctgctgctgcttctatttgtggggagttattcaactcctcacattccccccttacttcgggaaacatttaagactggttcctactctccggcgtttccttgcttatcctagcctttgagtccttgtgattcccgcggcgctccctcgttgctccctcgatgctccctcgacgctcctaactcccttgagtttttACAGcggggtcatcctcctcgtagcaactttaaatctcccgcgccgatatttcctgtgttcccactgggacatcgatactcctgggctatcgatccccagctcgctgctcattgctgcgtctcactcctttccgtgtttcctccgcctggtcacaccattcgtgccctggccagggaagggggcgcctcgataggcgatcgattggcactggacgatagtgcgatcgatgggtaCACGTCAAATGGTAATATCGGCCAAAGGTGGAagtatcgcaacgagcaggtggcaacgccgcaccgtcgatagcgaataaatatcgatcacgcacgaatggtgtgaccaggcggaggaaacacggaaaggagtgagacgcagcaatgagcagcgagctggggatcgatagcccaggagtatcgatgtcccagtgggaacacaggaaatatcggcgcgggagatttaaagttgctacgaggaggatgacccccgctgtagaaactcaagggagttaggagcgtcgagggagcatcgagggagcaacgagggagcgccgcgggaatcacaaggactcaaaggctaggataagcaaggaaacgccggagagtaggaaccagtcttaaatgtttcccgaagtaaggggggaatgtgaggagttgaataactccccacaaatagaagcagcagcagatggccggccgcttaccagatacgcggcgaattcacgtagtaacggcgcggcggggagatcgagagagtttggagaccaacgaaggagagcgagagagtttggagaccaatgaaggagagcgagagagattggagaccaaggatggagagcgagagagtttggagaccaatgaaggagagcgagagaggttggagaccaaggatggagatcgagagagaaaggagacttcgcgggcagagcaagagtgccgtatgcagaaggggataacggaactcctctggactttggactctcccgtgaactttggaccgggagaggaagtgttacatctcggcagtggagcggcacacaggcgtgccacaagcggcacgggaatcagcggaacggcagcagtgggcggaacatccattggaagcggtacataaaggacaagtgggtcatccaggaggcacggactttggacccagagtggagagattcagcgggccgtgcgcaaaagggaaataacggttcccggaggccctatataaggccgcagagcgctggcagctggatcagtcgatcacaaggagtcaaaccgtcaagatcactcagataccaaagtgaacaatcaaacaaccagataatctacaagggagcagcagcaagtcgagtcgccagagaagcagcgccgtgggagcctacaaggagcgagattgctacgtcgagacgttcgggattgggataccaggaatctccgaattgagacgcaggtagctgagatccagagggcatcacacggctaggtcaaggcggtcggttAATCCTGTCCACacagtcctggcgttacgcctggaaagagtataacaagccagaagggagagcggtcgatcagtaaggtctcgagtggaattgtccaggagagccctacggattcgacttgcgaggtcccggagcggcgtgcccgaaccacgaatataacaagccagaagggagagcggtcggtcggtacggtctcgagtggaattatccaggagagccctacggattcgacttgcgaggtcccggagcggcgtgcccgaaccccgagtaccacaAGCCACACGggaacgtcccggacaaaaagcaaaagggtgaggctagggtggaacgttcgtttacactaggcgtggaagcgaagtaaggcgcgaggcagcttcctggcgttaccgccttgactgtccgcgcgggctgagcagaaaccccagtgggaccatccgggacagagcaagggacaggcggcggtgtgtcgaaaggagcgatcctggagagcgcagcttctgttcaccctagtctgagaacggtgacgcttccctaagcccgtacggccgatacccctcgcgagtccgagtcgttaccagcagtcaccaagtcacgcgtgagaagcgaaccgcgagcgagcatcttcagggagctgcgaggatcttcagggagcggcgaggatcttcagggagctgcgagtatcttcagggagctacaggacgggagcaccgagtcatcaaggcgagaggtcgtagagtcatccaggaccggcggaagcaccgaaggtcacaagcaacgagtcaaagccaaccaagcgactaagacacttgtaataatatacccgcaataaaacccaatacgaacccgtgaattctatgctttctcactgagctactgggcggtcacgttaatataaatttggtgggacgaacacacaatatactgagctagccgcacgaatctcgtagcgagcagacaataaaaatcagttcgttacatcataactaaatatatatcacaaatattttaaatatttaattttctgactcctccctctgtaagaaatatatgggttgttaaccttcgttccaaacgtatattttcgcttggttcccatagatagatgtaaaattattcttacaatttaatgtttctcagatgttggattattcttataccattcatttgttcagtcagaaacaaattttatattatcattaaattttattttattactgTAAACAtaattcatttaattcataaataaatatatattatatatattttaaatatttaattttctgactcctccctctgtaagaaatatgtgggttgttaaccttcggtccaaacgcatattttcgcttggttcccataggtagatataaaatagttctcacaatgtaatctttctcagatggtgaattatttttaaagcattcatttgttccatcccataataatattgtaatatatttcgaaagcatcagtagctagcataggagcgtctttcaatttaatttctgattcaagtttatgatagaggagttgggacctggtaatatcggtttttgttgtcaactatttttctagttctagttttctaattctattctatttgtatactatttgtatgagtaaggcatcattgtctaagattctgaataggTTTAATAAACTCTGTAATTACAAAACTGCTTAGCTGGTTACtgtatatttagtagatgtatacaagttgtttagtatctggttactatatatttagtagatgtatacaagttgtttagtatctggtttctatatgtttagtagatgtatacaagttgtttactagatgtatacaagttgtttactagctgtttagtagatgtatacaagttgtttactagctgtttagtagatgtatacaagttgtttactagctgtttagtatctaatttatatatgtttaatatctgtttacttgatgtttactaaatattattagctggttaatagttgttattaacgtctacgagcttttatagtcttttgtaaaaacttacactctgattttcaacgTGTTTggtatgtacgtaagaaagaatgcaaagccaaaatatctcaagattgatattgttcacgccaaaagggcgtataattt
This genomic interval from Drosophila suzukii unplaced genomic scaffold, CBGP_Dsuzu_IsoJpt1.0 scf_11, whole genome shotgun sequence contains the following:
- the LOC139354623 gene encoding protein enabled homolog, translated to MAGRLPDTRRIRVVTARRGDRESLETNEGERESLETNEGERERLETKDGERESLETNEGERERLETKDGDRERMETSRAEQECRMQKGITELHWTLDSPVNFGPGEEVPHLGSGAAHRRATSGTGISGTAALGGTSIGSGT